TGCTGATCGGGGCGCTGGCGACGGATGCCGCGGCAAAGGGCAAGCGCGCCCCGACGAAACCGGGAACCTACACCGACTGGAATGGCGACCTCGATCGAATCGAGATCGTCCAGACCTTCTCCCTCGACGATTTCGAAGGCCTGCTGGTGGGCGCCTTCGAAACGGAAGACGTGGTGCTGCCGGACCCCGACGACAACTCCTACGAACCGGCCGTGCGGGTGCTCGCGGACGTCGAATCGCCGCTGATCCAGGGTCTGCGCAAGGAGCTGTCCCGGCTCAAGGTGAAGCGTGCCGACGGAGAGCCGGCCGCCGGCG
This DNA window, taken from Acidobacteriota bacterium, encodes the following:
- a CDS encoding DUF4410 domain-containing protein, producing the protein MKNTRYLAALAAFLLIGALATDAAAKGKRAPTKPGTYTDWNGDLDRIEIVQTFSLDDFEGLLVGAFETEDVVLPDPDDNSYEPAVRVLADVESPLIQGLRKELSRLKVKRADGEPAAGDLLLRGRVVEMDPGSRAARYWGGFGAGAARAKISGEVVDGGSGEVLLRFTQERRSGVGVGGGNYVNLMNRSLRAIGKDLGVGLEQF